The segment acattttatgtgggcaaaattgtcgcacagccagcagctaagaaatgaatcaccaatgataacaccaccgaattcacatttctttgcactgcaAACAATTGCCATTATGGACAGTAgaagaatcactgtgcacgagtAAAAgaagaacggagtgagatagcaggtaaagtaggagagcagacagcagagcgagccagacaatcagctgcagcggcaataattcgattagttaagtatatttaaagtttgtaaacatgcgttgtgttgaggaggagtgttcaaagtgaccgccacaaTAATTatatattgatctctaacaacactgcgcatgtgccctgctgcatatcgatgttctcatatcgatgcTCCCATATCGATATttttctttcggcgtctgtctcttgcgtatgttactcggaagcacatataattctgtatactaatcttctgctgtcttacaaataaaataactttaacaaaaGCCAATGTCCACTGTAGTCTGGCTTGAACAACAGCCTGGTCATACCCAACGCCGGCTCGTATCCACGACCACACGTCAAGCGGCACTCAAAGCTCCTTCGATTTCAATTAACTCTTCGCTTAATATTTTCCTGGCCAAATATTTAAGCAACCGATAAGTGTTATTTTCGCGTCTTCGGTTCCCTGATAATTACCATTTCTGGGCCGCTGACAGGCCATACAATTTTGTGCTGCAGAAGCTACCATCATTTGTCGCTGTAAATGCGACTTTTCGGATGGAAAGTGGATTTTTCGGGCGATTTTCGACTGTCGCTTACCGTGTGGCTTAGCAGGTAAAAACTTCGCGAGGGCTGTTCTCAAAGTTCACCTTACACCTTAAGCGTATTCAGGAGGAAACCTCTAGAAATTGGTAGATGTAGATTCTCTCTGCCCTTGTCCAGACGATCCCAAAAATACCTGTGGTCTTTCTCAAACTCTCAAAtcaactctctctctcctttaAAGCCTTTTGCTTTGACAGTGACCAAACTTCTTATCGTCGGTGCTCGAAAATTAAACATGTCAGCGCTTTAGGAGAGGCCTGATAAGCCTCGCATCCACTCTCGATTGAGGACAGTCCTGTTGCGTCTCGAGGTCTCCTGGACCTGTCTCGACTCAGGGGATCAGGGATTACGCAATCGGAGCCTCGCCGCGCCTTATATGGCATGTCCATTGATGTGGTCCATAAATTTGACTGCCTTTTTGATTATTtctataaaaataaatactcATAAGCAGTTCATAAGTCGCTGGGGCCTTTTGTTTCTGCTTCAAGCTGGCTTTCCGTTGCGGCCCATGTTAGGCCCCGAGTTTTTTTGAGTTGAGTTGAGTCGAGTCGAGTGTGCATGTGCCATAAATTAACGTCAATTGGTGGCAGGGcatatacagatacagatagagGCTCGGGagcagacacagatacagacacaGACGCAGATGCGGACGCAGTTGCAGTAGTGGAAAAGTGCAGCCAAGACAGGccgggcaggcaggcagggcCGCCAGTAAGCGGCGGCGCATGCGCCCATAaatctcttttttttttggctatggaacggcggcggcggtcagcagagttaatgtatttatttctgACAAGCCTACATTCGAGTGGAGAAGTACGTGTATGTGTACGTGTATGTGTGCATTCAAATTGTTAAATTAAAGTGAATATTGGCAACAGAAAACATAAAGCAGAGAAGCCACAGGCCAGGGGCCAATTTATCGGCATTGTTTCCACATCTCTGGCTCATTTTGATTGAATTCAAATCGCAATTGGCCAAAACAAAGGAATGCTTCGCAGCTCTCAGCCTGCCCGGTGGAATGTCACAGTCATTTCGGGTCTGGCTCTGAGCTCACTGGCTCTCAGCTGCAAGACGAACAAGTGGGCCCAGCTGTGTCGGGTACCCTGTAAAATGTTCATCAAATGAACGCTTAAGCGGTCCGGCCCCGTCCAAGTCCCCACTCACGCGCACAAtacaacatttaaacaaacAGAGGGATCCACCAACAGcagaaaagaaaaggaaagaaaaaacCCAGAGACCCAACCAACTGCAGCGTTAGCATAAGAGAACCCAATTTAAAATGTTGTTCTGGAGCCGAGGCTGTCGGTTCTGGTTTTTGTTCATCCGCAATTTTTCACATGCCTCGTCAGATACGTCATTGTCAAGTGCGCAAGCGGCGGGCCTAATGAAAGTAACGACTGGCAAaggcaacagcagcggcagcgacagcggctgGTTGCAGTCTTGGGTTCTTAGATCCCTCCATGGTATGCGCCGGACCTGGCGGAGACGCGCTCATGGCGGCCCATGAAGTAGATGACATCCTCCGATCTAACTAGGAACAGGAACGGGCTCGTGGCGCAATCGAATGTGTGGCTTGTGTTGAAGAAGTGCAATGGATTGACAGGCTCTGTTGGCGGGAAGGCAGGACGGGTTGAGCTAACATCATTATGGTAATCGCTGGACCAAAGGGCAGGCGATCGTGGCACGAACCTGCGAATGGGGACTGGGAATAGCCACCTTGAGCGTGGATACGCATGCTGATCCGCTGCACGAACCGTTTGATTCGAGTGGTTTGGTTGTTGAGCACGCCGTGGTACGGCAGCTTCGTGTCGAACAGCCAGCTCATCTAAGGGACGCGACCCAGGTTTCAAGCTTATTCCAGCTACAGGAGCTACAGCCACTCACCTCCTTCATTAAACGTTCCATGGTAACCTTGCCGGAAAACTGCAGGTTGGGCAGGCGCACAGAAACGAATGTGATGCTCAACTGCTTGGACAGATCCCGATAGTTGCGCTGATCCGgacccagcagcagcgcctCCAGATTTTTCAGCGACATTCTGGGTCcaggcatcagcagcagcagcgtgaGGAGACCACGGCTGCTCTCAGTTTCGAGCGGCAGCTCCAGGCCCATGCACGGAAAACGCTTCCGTCCCACCAGCAACCTTTCCGCGAAGCGGAATCGGCCTTGGGCAAAGCTGAACTTCCCAACTGAACGGAACTGCTCGTCCAGATAGGCATGGAACTTGATACCGTTGTAGAGCTGCAGGTCGGACACTGCGATCCCCGTCTCTCGCAGCACAGCATTGTGCCTGGACAGGACCTCAATGTTGAAATACTCCCACACAGTCTTGTGGAAGCTGCTGGCAATCTCGTCGCCGTCGTAGATGAAGAAGTTGCGGACCAATATGTCTGCGCCTAGCTCGGCGAAGTCCTTCGCAAAGAAGCTCAGTACGTTTCTGGGTGCAATGTAGCCGGTTATCAGTTCGACAGTCACTTGGCGAAAGCGGACCGGCAATGGGCCCGCTAGGAGCTCCGCAACTGAACTTTTCATAAAAAAGTTGCCGTCGATCAGACACAGGTCCTCGGCCAGCATACGCAGGTGGTCCTGGCAGGTGAAGTTGTAAAACGCGACCAGAAACTTTTGCAGCGAAGCCGGCGAGAAGAGCACCACAGGCTGCGCCGGTGATTCCGGTGGCACCGGTCGAAGCAGAGTAAGAAACAAATTATTCGCAAAGACATCCCGGGCTTGCGGACTGGGCTTGATGACGATGACCGCCCCGGCTCCACCGTAGAAGGCACTCAAGAGCAGGACAATGGTTATGTCTGAATAGGAGGTGATCGGAGGAATCAAGGCAGAGGCAAAGGTTATCAATTTGTGAAAACTCACCCAACTTCATGCTGAAACTATTTTGGCACCCTTTCATCTTGGAAAATTGATGTGAAATTACTTGAAtgaaacatacatatgtatgtacgtcaGAATGAGTGATATAATGTATgccaagacaacaacaaacaatttAAATCAGGTTGGCTGTGGCCATATGCTAACTGACTAACAGCAAAAACAGAGACAGCCCTATGGGAAAGGCATGCAGTTATGGCGAGAAAGATACATGTGTCATTTTGTTCTTCCAGTTGAGCTGGGTGTGAGTGTTGGAAAACGTAATTTGTCATAAACAGTGCCTCGGTTCTTCGACTGACAGCCGGTGGACGTCTGCAAACACTATTTTTCCTTGCTGCCTCTCACGGCTTTTATCATAAAACGATTACAAAGCTGTTGAGAAAACAAAGCCTAAATTAAAGCTTAGAAATGTATCCAAAAATCTACAATctacaaaataaaacaaaccTTCCAACACTTTATAAATTCGGATTATTTTATACATTTAAGTCGGTATACACAAAAGATACCAATTCATAAATACTATAATTTATCTGCTGGAACAGCTCAAAAATTTTCGAAATTTCTTTAATAACTTTGCTTATTTTAATACCCGAACAACGAAATCTGTGAAATTTTTGATGCATGTTAATGCCCCCGAGCAACGCTTCCAATGCTTATGCAACAACACATGCCACCAAAGAGGATTATCTATCCCACATGCGATACGCAAAAAAGTGTGGGGGAGAGTTGGAAAGCCGGGCAGGGAAAACTTTTTGGCTTTTGTGGAAAATTTCCGAATTTATATGCAAGTTCATAAACAAAGCACTAAAAAGGATTTAAGTTTGGCAAGCAACAATGGGCCACAATGATGCCATAAGCAATAAACAGCCAAGTTTCGGGGGAAGCCggaaaattgtttttgccaAACAGGGGCAGCCTAATCGGTGGCACCAGTCCCTCTGCTGCCTCCGCAAGTCGCAAAGCTGCACACAAAACTATGCCGCACACACTCGACTCCATTCCACTCCACTCGACTCAAACTCAACTCGATTCGAGTTGGGGGGAAAGTTGGAAAGTGCCGGGGATTTGTTGCAGCCAAAAAGTTTCACTATCTGTGTGTGAAATTAATTGTTGGCTGCCtccgactcgactcgactcggcTCGACTCGAATCTCTTCTCTGCAGCCATTTTTAAGCCAAAACAAAGCTATCACTTACACGCCGGGCAGGGATTAGTCCAAGGATCCATGGAGACGAGGACGAGCCAGCCGAAATTCAATTAGGCGCCATGACGCGCTACATTCGCAGGGGCAGGATGGTGGAGCGAGGAAGCTTGCTGTGGCAATAAAACACAATGCAGATAATTTGGCGCTTTTTCAATTCTTTCTTGGAAGCCAAAGGCGCTGTAATTTGCCACATAAGTCACAGAGTCAACAAAAGTCGCTGGAACGGAGAAGGAGCAGGCAGAAGACGACCAGGTCCAAGCCAAACTCGAAttccaagtccaagtccagACGGCCAAATCTAACAACTCAATCCTTTCTCTTTTCGCCAGCCAAGACCACATCAGACACTGACCCTGACCTCTTTGCTCTCTGTCCCCTCCCGCGTGCCATTCGTACCGCATGAAGGGGGATAGAGGCGTGGCTGCTGCATGTTCCACACCCCAGTGGAAGACCCAGAACACGCAAGGCACTCCGATCTACTCTCCACTTCACTTTCAGCTGCTAGTCGTCGCATTCGACTAACAAGATTAAAGTTGAAATTGATAATTGCTTCTTAGTCTAATTACGATATGTTGTTACTGTTGCTGATCACCGTGATCATCAAGAAGCAGCCACGGACGCATGGAGCGGGAGATCGAGAGCTCCATTCTTCACCCTCCTCTGGGGGGCCGGGACCTAATCGACCATCTTGTTCTGGCTGCTCTGGCTACTAGCTGTTGGTTGTTGGTTGTGGCTGCTGTTGTTACCCGTTCATTTTCGTACTTTAATTAGAAACAACTATACGGAGTACAAGACTCCGTGGAGGCAATTACCCACGCCGACAAGTCGCGGTGCAAGAAGCTCACATCTGTGGCAGTTTGCTTTATTAAAACATTCTAATCATTTCTGCAGATTTACATGGAGATAAGGAATTTCGATTGTTGGAATGCCCTGCTCATAGAGGGATGGGCGGCGTATCAAGAAGGGAGCCTGAGTATGGCATCTGTCGAGCAAAGTGAAAGGCGGGAGAGTCGCTAAGGTAATCCAGGAATAAAGGAAATATCCAGAGATATAGGAACATTTTGTCAAGCGATTCAGAGAAGCCTCCTGCCCTGTAAATCTCTGAATTGTGTGCCGCCACATTTCTCAAATGTCAAACGGGGCTTTCTGCACTTTTCACATTCAAGTTATGAGTCTCTGCCACCGAACCGAACCCTAATCGAGCCCATACAACGGTAATTGCACTCGCAGATAAATATCACTGTTAGAAGCCCACACGACGACGGACTCTGTGGCTGCCTCTGTACTCGGAATCGGCCTGGGACTCGGTCTCGGAGTCTGTGGCAACATTGAAGTTGTTTGCTTAGTTGCAAGAGGAGAACACAcatacaaacgagggggaacgttgtgagttgctgcgtacaccgcaactctacatttatacccgatacttagtcagtatggctctcctccggcagacgccgctaatattaaactacacgacaaagagtgcgtgcgagagagacagaaaatcagtctgagcgtgacgtcgggcgctgcgtagccagtgcaaattgatttgttccttttagctataaaaatgatctgatctgatccacattcagcaatctgatagatatggtcgttatctatgattctgcgtttttagttttctcgaatctgcaatattgtggatgcaacagattttcgtcctttgtctGGGAgaaaaggggtggggcgaaattttgagatatacgttttatagtgagatttaacaggagtgcggataccaaatttggtaactctagccttaatagtctctgagattcgtgaatatccccagattttcgtcctttgcgggggcggaaggggttgtggcgaaattttgaaacaaactcgtctcggtccgatatgttaggagtgtggataccaaatttggttgctctagcttttatagtctctgagatctaggcgctaatgttttactctacgtgtgtgttagagagagacagggcgagaaaaaatgaaattgttttcttgatgctggctataatattaatacgatccaattcagattctgcaaaTATGTtaattctctacgattctgcgtttttggttttctcatatctttaaaattgtggatgccacagattttcgtcctttgtgtggcggaagtgggtggggcgaaattttgaaatatttttgtagcagtgacatatcacagaagtctggatccaaaacatcgttgctctagctcttatagtctttgagcactaggcgctaatagggacggacagacggacagacggacggacggacggacggacagacggacagacagacagggctcaatcgactcggctattgatgctgatcaagaatatatatactttatggggtcgaaaatgattccttctggacgttacacacatccattttcaccacaaatctaatataccccaatacttattttgagtatcgggtataaaaagtggtCAGTGGTCGAATGGAAATGGTTAAACGAGTCCCAGATAGACTGGTCGCcaagtctctctctctctctgtctctgtctctctcactctcactctaTCTTCCCTGCCTCTGTCTAGCTGTGTTGGCGAAAGCCAGAGCAGAGGAGgaaacagccaaggcaaaGATGCTTTATTAATTTTAACCGTTTGCTGCGTGCCAGGCAGCCTTCTCCGCTGCTCCCATCCCAACCCATCCCATCACTACCCATCGATGGGGAAGGAGGACTTCGTTGCCAGGGGTACCGTACCGAGAACCGACTGTTGTCTCGAGACAAGTTTATTTGGCTCAGTGCCGTGTTGACGTTTAATAAATTTACGAATTGTGGCCGTGCGTGGCATGTGGCCAAgacattggcattggcattggcattggccatgGGATGGCGATTGgcattgggattgggattggacGACTGGACGATGGGAGGATGGGAATGCCGCATTGGCAGTTAGACAAAGTACGTGCTCcgtgcaactgcaacagccACTGAGACAGCAGCCCCAGTACCAGCCGCAGCTCCCCGGCAGCTCTTGTGACTTACAGTGGCTTCATCAATCTTGGCCAGAGACCCAGCACCAGGGCTCGCCGGGCATCCAGTTGCTGGCGTTTTTAATGTGGCACATCAATCCCGGCATTAAGAGCAACAGCGAAATCCAAATCCTGCCGTCCGGTTAGAACTTTTAATTTCTCTTAAATAGAGACACACTCAACACACTCAAGTGACAGAAAGAAAGGGGGCGGCGGAGGAGCAGCATTCTGCTGTAATTAAAATCTTGAGTTCACTAAAAAAGGCGACGTCGTTTCGCTTTTAAGAACCCTTCGAGTGCTTCCAATGCTGAAGCTGTAAGAGAGGAGCTGCAACAATCAAAAGATAAACTGCCGCCGCCAGTGGAGTCGCAGTGGCAGAGGTAGTgacggtggtggtggtggtggtggtggtggtggaggTGGTGGTGGCAGGGACTCCAAGCACCAAGCAACGTGCAATGAGCACCGAACACTGAGCTCTGAGGCCAGCTATGGAGCGCCACTGCTCCGTCCTGTTCCGTTCCTCCTGCTGTTGCATTCATTGAAGTCAATTTAGACTGcaattaaacgagggggaacgttgtgagttgcagcggacaccgcaactctacagtcgCCACTGCTCCGTCCTGTTCCGTTCCTCCTGCTGTTGCATTCATTGAAGTTCATTTAGACTGcaattaaacgagggggaacgttgtaagTTGCAGcagacaccgcaactctacagttatacccgatactaagtcagtatggctctcctccggcagacgccgctaatattaaacgacacgacaaagagtgcgtgcgagagagacagaaaatcagtctgagcgtcacgtcgggcgctgcgtagccactgcaaattgttttgttcctattagctataaaaatgatctgatctgttccacattcagcaatcttaaagatatggtcattatctatgattctgcgtttttagttttctcgaatgtgcaatattgtggatgcaacagattttcgtcctttgtgtaggcggaagggggtggggcgaaattttgagatacacgttttatagtaagatctaacaggagtgcggataccaaatttggttactctagccttaatagtatATGAGATtcgtgaatatccccagattttcatcctttgcgggggcggaagggggtgtggcaaaattttgaaacaaactcgtctcggtccgatatattaggagtgtgaataccaaatttggttgctctagcttttatagtctctgagatctaggcgctaatgttttactctacgtgtgtgttagagagagacagggcgagaaaaaatgaaattgatttcttgatgctggctataataataatacgatcttatttaaattctgcagtctaaaagatatggtcattctctacgattctgcgtctttgcttttctcgtatctttaaaattgtggatgccacagattttcgtcctttgtgtggcggaagtgggtggggcgaaattttgaaatatttttgtagcagtgacatatcacagaagtctggatccaaaacatcgttgctctagctcttatagtctttgagcactaggcgctaatagggacggacagacggacagacggacggacggacggacggacagacggacagacagacagggctcaatcgactcggctattgatgctgatcaagaatatatatactttatggggtcgaaaatgattccttctggacgttacacacatccattttcaccacaaatctaatataccccaatactcattttgagtatcgggtataaaaagtggtCAGTGGTCGAATGGAAATGGTTAAACGAGTCCCAGATAGACTGGTCGCcaagtctctctctctctctgtctctgtctctctcactctcactctaTCTGCCCTGCCTCTGTCTAGCTGTGTTGGCGAAAGCCAGAGCAGAGGAGgaaacagccaaggcaaaGATGCTTTATTAATTTTAACCGTTTGCTGCGTGCCAGGCAGCCTTCTCCGCTGCTCCCATCCCAACCCATCCCATCACTACCCATCGATGGGGAAGGAGGACTTCGTTGCCAGGGGTACCGTACCGAGAACCGACTGTTGTCTTGAGACAAGTTTATTTGGCTCAGTGCCGTGTTGACGTTTAATAAATTTACGAATTGTGGCCGTGCGTGGCATGTGGCCAAgacattggcattggcattggcattggccatgGGATGGCGATTGgcattgggattgggattggacGACTGGACGATGGGAGGATGGGAATGCCGCATTGGCAGTTAGACAAAGTACGTGCTccttgcaactgcaacagccACTGAGACAGCAGCCCCAGTACCAGCCGCAGCTCCCCGGCAGCTCTTGTGGCTTACAGTGGCTTCATCAATCTTGGCCAGAGACCCAGCACCAGGGCTCGCCGGGCATCCAGTTGCTGGCGTTTTTAATGTGGCACATCAATCCCGGCATTAAGAGCAACAGCGAAATCCAAATCCTGCCGTCCGGTTAGAACTTTTAATTTCTCTTAAATAGAGACACACTCAACACACTCAAGTGACAGAAAGAAAGGGGGCGGCGGAGGAGCAGCATTCTGCTGTAATTAAAATCTTGAGTTCACTAAAAAAGGCGACGTCGTTTCGCTTTTAAGAACCCTTCGAGTGCTTCCAATGCTGAAGCTGTAAGAGAGGAGCTGCAACAATCAAAAGATAAACTGCCGCCGCCAGTGGAGTCGCAGTGGCAGAGGTAGTgacggtggtggtggtggtggtggtggtggtggaggTGGTGGTGGCAGGGACTCCAAGCACCAAGCAACGTGCAATGAGCACCGAGCACTGAGCTCTGAGGCCAGCTATGGAGCGCCACTGCTCCGTCCTGTTCCGTTCCTCCTGCTGTTGCATTCATTGAAGTCCATTTAGACTGcaattaaacgagggggaacgttgtgagttgcagcggacaccgcaactctacagtcgCCACTGCTCCGTCCTGTTCCGTTCCTCCTGCTGTTGCATTCATTGAAGTTCATTTAGACTGCAATTAAACGAAGGGGAACGTTGTAAGTTGCAGcagacaccgcaactctacagttatacccgatactaagtcagtatggctctcctccggcagacgccgctaatattaaacgacacgacaaagagtgcgtgcgagagagacagaaaatcagtctgagcgtcacgtcgggcgctgcgtagccactgcaaattgttttgttcctattagctataaaaattatctgatctgatccacattcagcaatcttaaagatatggtcattatctatgattctgcgtttttagttttctcgaatgtgcaatattgtggatgcaacagattttcgtcctttgtgtaggcggaagggggtggggcgaaattttgagatacacgttttatagtaagatctaacaggagtgcggataccaaatttggttactctagccttaatagtatCTGAGATTCGTggatatccccagattttcatcctttgcgggggcggaagggggtgtggcaaaattttgaaacaaactcgtctcggtccgatatattaggagtgtgaataccaaatttggttgctctagcttttatagtctctgagatctaggcgctaatgttttactctacgtgtgtgttagagagagacagggcgagaaaaaatgaaattgatttcttgatgctggctataataataatacgatcttatttaaattctgcagtctaaaagatatggtcattctctacgattctgcgtttttgcttttctcgtatctttaaaattgtggatgccacagattttcgtcctttgtggggcggaagtgggtggggcgaaattttgaaatatttttgtagctgtgacatatcacagaagtctggatccaaaacatcgttgctctagctcttatagtctttgagcactaggcgctaatagggacggacagacggacagacggacggacggacggacggacagacagacagggctcaatcgactcggctattgatgctgattaagaatatatatactttatggggtcggaaacgattccttctggacgttacacacatccacttttaccacaaatctaatataccccaatactcattttgattatcgggtataaaaattcaCAACTTATACGCGGGTTGCAGATAAAGGTACGGCAAAAGGCTTCAAGTTCACTTAGCTTTGGCATAAATGTGAGGCTTCCAGCTAAGGAATGCTCCAGCCGAACCCAGCTATCTATCTCTGCGTCCATGTAAATGCCCCTCTACCAGTATCACCAGTGAGTATCTGAATGCGTCTCGggctttgtgtgtgtgcattgGGTGTACTAAGTATCTTGGCAACCTGTTCCTGAACTTCAGATACTTCGTCTGTCAGTGCGGCTAAGAAAAAAAAGTGCATTAAGTAAATAAGAAAAACATGTTTAAGAAAAATTGTGCGAATGCTTTAAATAATTAAGTAGGTGGACAGACAGAGACCGAGAAAGAGACGGAGACAGAACGAAACAGAGGCACTCGTGGAAAGTACAGACAATGTCATGAGCTAAGCGTTGACATAGCTCTGGGTTTAAGGCATACGATACGTAATTCCTGCTAATGAGAAGTCCACGAAAGAAGTTCACTCGCAGAGAGAATCTTGCATAAGTAAGTAATGTTAATGAGAAGCGAATAGCTCGAATTAGAATGTATAGGAGAAGAAGTAGATTGTTTTGAGGGAATGCCAAATGAGTAGATAGTCTTAAGGAACTAACCTTGGTCTCCTATCTATAAAGTAAGCACCACCGATATTTAGATCAAATAtacttttatttgatttccTGTTTCTGCTTGAGTTTTCTTCTCAGTCCCATTCTCTCCCATTGTTCTTCTCTGAGAAGCGCATCGGGAATTCGA is part of the Drosophila miranda strain MSH22 chromosome Y unlocalized genomic scaffold, D.miranda_PacBio2.1 Contig_Y1_pilon, whole genome shotgun sequence genome and harbors:
- the LOC108160387 gene encoding uncharacterized protein LOC108160387 isoform X1, encoding MKGCQNSFSMKLDITIVLLLSAFYGGAGAVIVIKPSPQARDVFANNLFLTLLRPVPPESPAQPVVLFSPASLQKFLVAFYNFTCQDHLRMLAEDLCLIDGNFFMKSSVAELLAGPLPVRFRQVTVELITGYIAPRNVLSFFAKDFAELGADILVRNFFIYDGDEIASSFHKTVWEYFNIEVLSRHNAVLRETGIAVSDLQLYNGIKFHAYLDEQFRSVGKFSFAQGRFRFAERLLVGRKRFPCMGLELPLETESSRGLLTLLLLMPGPRMSLKNLEALLLGPDQRNYRDLSKQLSITFVSVRLPNLQFSGKVTMERLMKEMSWLFDTKLPYHGVLNNQTTRIKRFVQRISMRIHAQGGYSQSPFAEPVNPLHFFNTSHTFDCATSPFLFLVRSEDVIYFMGRHERVSARSGAYHGGI
- the LOC108160387 gene encoding uncharacterized protein LOC108160387 isoform X2; protein product: MKGCQNSFSMKLDITIVLLLSAFYGGAGAVIVIKPSPQARDVFANNLFLTLLRPVPPESPAQPVVLFSPASLQKFLVAFYNFTCQDHLRMLAEDLCLIDGNFFMKSSVAELLAGPLPVRFRQVTVELITGYIAPRNVLSFFAKDFAELGADILVRNFFIYDGDEIASSFHKTVWEYFNIEVLSRHNAVLRETGIAVSDLQLYNGIKFHAYLDEQFRSVGKFSFAQGRFRFAERLLVGRKRFPCMGLELPLETESSRGLLTLLLLMPGPRMSLKNLEALLLGPDQRNYRDLSKQLSITFVSVRLPNLQFSGKVTMERLMKEMSWLFDTKLPYHGVLNNQTTRIKRFVQRISMRIHAQGGYSQSPFAAQPVLPSRQQSLSIHCTSSTQATHSIAPRARSCS